From a single Ignavibacteria bacterium genomic region:
- a CDS encoding DUF4189 domain-containing protein, with protein sequence MDRNLFLSLFFLALSTTILGQTRFNTTSDYNTSPSKGRATFAAIAVDRNGDNVIVGAVTDYNSLPEACARAEEQCKLRGGYYPTVVLAWEGGGCAYIVFQNKFAGIYSWSLRETEAQAKSEAVNAYLKLTEGTASDIGAGVCNGGYISNLKIHIRPNGGF encoded by the coding sequence ATGGATCGTAATTTATTTTTATCATTATTCTTCCTCGCACTCTCTACAACAATCCTGGGCCAGACCCGGTTTAACACCACCTCCGACTACAACACTTCTCCGTCAAAAGGAAGGGCTACTTTTGCGGCGATTGCCGTTGACAGAAATGGCGACAATGTGATTGTGGGTGCCGTTACCGATTACAACAGCCTGCCCGAAGCGTGTGCAAGAGCAGAGGAACAGTGCAAATTGCGTGGCGGTTACTACCCGACTGTGGTACTTGCCTGGGAAGGCGGGGGCTGTGCCTACATCGTATTTCAAAACAAATTCGCAGGCATCTACTCCTGGTCTCTGAGAGAAACCGAAGCACAAGCTAAATCCGAAGCAGTAAACGCATATTTGAAACTTACGGAAGGAACTGCCTCTGATATCGGTGCCGGAGTCTGTAACGGCGGATATATCTCCAATCTGAAAATTCACATCAGACCAAACGGAGGTTTCTGA
- a CDS encoding ATP-binding protein, translated as MEKFMIARKIESYILESLVPGKVVILLGARRTGKTVLLNKIVSMVSEPYIFFNGEDFEVQRLLENRTVANYEKILGTSRLLVIDEAQKIPDIGKILKLMVDSIPGLRVIVTGSSAFDLTGKLGEPLTGRNQTFRLFPLSEQELDPLYGLVEKRSALEERLVFGSYPEVISLQGSAAKAKYLKELVNDYLLRDLLSFEGVKNAGVIKNLLRLVAFQAGAEVSMSELASNLGISRNTVEKYLDLLSKVYVIFKVEGFSRNLRKEITKNAKWYFYDNGIRNTLVANINPLELRNDTGSLWENFVISERVKYQEYNDILSNNFFWRTYDKQEIDWIEEREGKLFAYEFKFNKEKAKFPVAFSTAYPDSEFRVISVKNYHEFVM; from the coding sequence ATGGAGAAATTTATGATAGCCCGAAAAATTGAGTCTTATATTCTTGAGTCGCTTGTTCCGGGAAAGGTGGTAATCCTACTTGGAGCAAGGAGGACGGGAAAGACGGTTTTGTTGAACAAAATCGTTTCGATGGTTTCTGAGCCGTACATTTTCTTTAACGGTGAGGATTTTGAAGTACAGAGGTTGCTAGAGAACAGAACGGTGGCAAACTACGAAAAGATTCTCGGCACTTCAAGACTTTTGGTGATTGATGAGGCTCAGAAGATACCTGATATCGGGAAAATATTGAAACTGATGGTTGACTCAATACCCGGTTTAAGAGTAATAGTTACCGGATCATCGGCATTTGACCTGACCGGAAAACTTGGGGAGCCCCTCACAGGCCGAAACCAGACATTTCGTCTGTTTCCGTTAAGCGAGCAGGAACTTGATCCCCTTTATGGACTTGTTGAGAAAAGATCTGCACTTGAGGAACGCCTTGTTTTTGGTTCTTATCCCGAAGTTATTTCACTTCAGGGGAGTGCAGCGAAGGCAAAGTATCTCAAAGAGCTGGTTAATGATTATCTTTTGCGTGACCTATTGTCTTTTGAGGGTGTAAAAAATGCCGGGGTGATCAAAAATCTTCTGAGGCTTGTAGCTTTCCAGGCAGGAGCGGAAGTGTCGATGAGTGAACTGGCATCAAATCTTGGGATTTCGAGAAACACAGTAGAAAAATATCTTGATCTTTTATCGAAGGTCTATGTGATTTTCAAGGTTGAGGGTTTCTCCAGGAACCTCAGGAAGGAAATCACCAAGAATGCAAAGTGGTATTTCTACGATAACGGGATAAGAAATACTCTGGTGGCAAATATTAATCCTCTCGAACTTCGAAACGATACGGGCAGTCTTTGGGAGAATTTTGTTATAAGTGAACGAGTCAAGTATCAGGAATATAATGATATCCTGTCGAACAACTTTTTCTGGCGCACCTATGACAAACAGGAGATTGACTGGATAGAAGAAAGAGAAGGTAAACTTTTTGCGTATGAGTTCAAATTCAACAAGGAGAAAGCAAAATTTCCCGTTGCGTTTTCAACTGCATATCCTGATTCGGAGTTTCGTGTCATATCGGTTAAGAATTACCATGAATTTGTGATGTGA
- a CDS encoding DUF262 domain-containing protein, whose product MNPQKYSVNQHQISTFLAFVKDGQIAIPEVQRPFVWDASRVRDLIDSLYRGYPIGYVITWQNPNVRLKDGRLSEGKKILIDGQQRITALRAAVLGEDVVNKEYDKVKIKIAFNPITEAFEVQNPAILKDKTWISDISEVLNNQSIIQTVKGYSAENSNIDEHIIERSITRLLDIQNKQIGTIDLAHDLDIETVTTIFIRINKQGVELSQADFAMSKIASNERFDGPKLRKAIDYFCHLAVAPHYFEHIKGHDKEFSETDYFKAMTWLKDEKDDLYDPSYTDVLRVAFTSEFQRGRLSDLVSLLSGRNFQTREYEESIAEDTFARMKKSLISLMNMTNFKRFVMIIRSAGFISSEMIRSQNTLNFAYILYLKLKESGVEKHKIARHVSRWFVFSVLTSRYGGSPESVFDYDIKQLSSKSFGEYFEAVENAELSDAFWEVGLIQRLNTAISSSPIFNVFQASMVKGNDKGFLSRDITVADIILYHGDIHHIFPKNYLKNNNKSRGEYNQIANYVLMQQEINISIGAKSPDIYFNELKKQCSGEIALKYGGIDNMVELMNNLKTHCIPESIFEMTVENYGEFLEQRRKLMAQKMKNYYFSL is encoded by the coding sequence ATGAACCCACAAAAATATTCAGTAAACCAACATCAAATTTCAACATTTTTGGCATTCGTTAAAGATGGTCAAATAGCTATACCCGAAGTTCAAAGACCTTTTGTATGGGATGCTAGTCGGGTGAGGGACTTGATTGATAGCTTATACAGAGGATATCCAATAGGATATGTCATTACATGGCAAAACCCAAATGTAAGGTTGAAGGACGGTCGATTATCTGAAGGAAAGAAGATCTTGATTGATGGACAGCAGAGAATTACTGCTCTCCGGGCTGCTGTACTGGGGGAGGATGTTGTAAACAAAGAATATGATAAAGTAAAAATAAAGATAGCATTTAACCCAATTACAGAAGCATTTGAAGTCCAAAATCCGGCGATTCTAAAAGACAAAACTTGGATATCTGATATTTCTGAAGTACTCAACAACCAAAGCATAATACAAACTGTAAAAGGATATTCAGCTGAGAATTCTAATATTGATGAACACATTATTGAAAGAAGCATAACAAGACTTCTGGATATTCAGAATAAACAGATAGGAACAATTGATCTTGCGCATGATTTGGACATCGAAACCGTCACAACAATTTTTATAAGAATAAATAAGCAGGGTGTAGAGTTATCACAAGCGGATTTTGCGATGAGTAAAATTGCATCGAATGAGCGATTCGACGGGCCAAAACTTCGTAAAGCCATCGATTACTTTTGTCATCTTGCTGTGGCACCACATTATTTTGAGCATATCAAAGGGCACGACAAAGAGTTCTCGGAAACAGACTATTTTAAGGCTATGACTTGGCTTAAGGATGAGAAGGATGACCTATATGACCCGAGTTACACTGATGTCCTCAGAGTGGCATTTACAAGTGAGTTCCAAAGGGGAAGGCTCTCTGATCTGGTAAGTTTACTATCAGGAAGAAATTTCCAAACACGCGAATATGAAGAAAGTATAGCGGAAGATACATTTGCCAGGATGAAAAAATCACTTATTTCGTTGATGAATATGACAAACTTTAAGAGATTTGTTATGATTATCCGGTCTGCTGGTTTCATTTCTTCTGAAATGATCCGATCACAAAATACATTAAATTTTGCCTATATTCTTTACCTTAAACTGAAAGAATCCGGCGTTGAGAAGCATAAGATAGCCAGGCATGTTTCCAGATGGTTTGTTTTTTCTGTGCTTACAAGCCGCTATGGTGGATCACCCGAATCTGTGTTCGACTACGATATAAAACAACTATCTTCAAAGTCTTTTGGAGAATATTTTGAAGCAGTTGAGAACGCTGAATTATCTGATGCTTTTTGGGAAGTTGGGCTTATTCAGAGGTTAAATACTGCTATTTCAAGCAGTCCCATTTTCAATGTTTTTCAAGCTTCAATGGTTAAAGGGAATGACAAAGGTTTTCTCTCCCGGGATATAACAGTAGCAGATATTATTTTGTACCATGGCGATATACATCACATATTTCCAAAGAACTATCTGAAAAACAATAATAAATCTCGAGGCGAGTATAACCAAATAGCAAACTATGTGTTAATGCAGCAGGAGATCAATATTAGTATCGGCGCCAAATCACCGGATATTTATTTCAATGAATTAAAAAAACAATGCTCTGGTGAAATCGCTTTGAAATACGGAGGAATAGATAATATGGTTGAATTAATGAACAACTTAAAAACACACTGTATCCCGGAGTCAATATTTGAGATGACGGTTGAAAATTATGGAGAATTCCTTGAACAACGCAGAAAACTTATGGCTCAGAAAATGAAAAACTATTATTTCAGTTTATAA
- a CDS encoding SRPBCC family protein produces MKYSSEIEINLPVKKVVELFDNPDNLKHWQPGLQSFQHLSGTPGEPGAKSKLHFKMGKRDIEMIETITVRNLPEEFSGTYEAKGVWNEVKNHFIPLDENRTLYRCENEFQFSGFMKIIGFLMPGAFKKESMKYLQQFKEFAEKAG; encoded by the coding sequence ATGAAATACAGCAGCGAAATAGAAATCAATCTCCCTGTAAAAAAAGTTGTTGAACTTTTCGACAATCCCGATAACCTGAAACACTGGCAACCAGGTCTGCAAAGTTTCCAGCACCTCAGCGGAACTCCCGGTGAACCGGGAGCAAAATCAAAACTCCACTTCAAGATGGGGAAACGGGATATCGAAATGATTGAAACCATCACCGTCAGAAACCTCCCCGAAGAATTCTCCGGAACCTATGAAGCAAAGGGTGTCTGGAACGAAGTGAAAAATCACTTCATCCCCCTCGACGAAAACCGCACCCTCTACCGCTGCGAAAACGAATTTCAGTTTTCAGGTTTCATGAAAATCATCGGTTTCCTCATGCCCGGTGCCTTCAAAAAAGAAAGCATGAAGTATCTGCAACAGTTTAAGGAATTTGCAGAAAAAGCGGGGTGA
- a CDS encoding DUF262 domain-containing protein translates to MATNNLQPTKLISLLELFEGKKFEVPDYQRGYSWDEEQILDLLTDIEMHNSKSGHKHFTGTIVVERPNGGDVYQIVDGQQRLVTCVMILRAIVEIDPTKLPKIESILKKTPSGYETALRLSDYDNDFFEGNILNQKYLPIVTSSNKRLSICYSTITDWLRREGRDTEKMFECLKSQLGFIFFETSSARETTTMFEVINNRGKALSDLEKFKNYFIHLCNLYDFMDLSNKISSAWGEILSHLEDASLTTTSLENRFVRNSFGVIFWWSWKEKDDLYKSVRSHFSDKEKTNSSENQSALEKTLTGYFEFFLSAAKTYALIFCTDRTKRKNSEQEITEDLEVIFKNFRNHGSSDNVIPLLLVLMDNYFKYPKIRSTIAETIKIVEVLNFRVYCLPRIFFRTDTKRSFMYAMAYNTYYGYSFNEKLEFVDEINEKNKYSKEYYHKIQEKLIRFIEKYCPERKFVQALTLDSGEIENYYGWASLNFFLAKYEQHLHKNDPKWDFETLLMMDGKNKLTKEHFLAIENEEVFGGRDSIEKRRLGNMMLVPSSINSSLSKKAPWEKIMQIRDNINLRKNLYQLDEVVKLYLDIEKDILSKNKNTLNRRREILQRVLDSRETNMIKFALEEWKYPGEPNFRFQKVNTLQAQKEKRNSRYYPDYERGK, encoded by the coding sequence ATGGCAACCAATAATTTACAACCGACAAAACTAATTTCTCTACTGGAATTATTCGAAGGAAAAAAATTTGAGGTACCTGATTACCAAAGAGGGTACTCTTGGGATGAGGAACAAATTCTCGATCTCCTGACCGACATCGAAATGCACAACAGCAAATCGGGTCATAAGCATTTTACCGGAACAATTGTTGTTGAGCGCCCAAATGGCGGTGATGTATATCAAATCGTTGATGGACAACAACGGCTTGTGACATGTGTGATGATACTAAGGGCAATTGTGGAAATTGATCCAACCAAATTACCAAAGATTGAATCGATACTAAAAAAGACACCATCAGGATATGAAACTGCCTTGCGATTAAGTGATTATGACAACGATTTTTTTGAGGGAAATATTCTGAATCAGAAATATCTTCCGATTGTAACTTCTTCTAACAAACGATTGTCTATTTGTTATTCCACAATTACAGATTGGCTGAGACGAGAAGGTCGTGATACTGAGAAAATGTTTGAATGTCTGAAATCTCAACTGGGATTTATATTTTTTGAAACTTCCTCGGCCAGAGAAACAACGACAATGTTTGAGGTAATTAACAATCGTGGAAAGGCTCTTTCAGATCTTGAAAAATTTAAGAATTATTTTATCCATTTATGCAATCTGTATGATTTTATGGATTTATCAAATAAAATAAGTTCGGCTTGGGGTGAAATATTATCCCATTTGGAGGATGCAAGTTTAACTACAACTTCTCTTGAAAACCGGTTCGTGCGGAATTCATTTGGAGTGATATTTTGGTGGTCGTGGAAAGAAAAAGATGATTTATACAAAAGTGTTCGGAGTCACTTTTCTGATAAAGAAAAAACCAACTCTTCAGAGAATCAAAGTGCCTTGGAAAAAACTCTGACAGGCTACTTTGAATTCTTTTTAAGTGCAGCTAAAACATACGCACTGATTTTTTGTACTGATAGGACAAAACGAAAAAATAGTGAGCAAGAAATTACTGAAGATCTTGAAGTAATCTTTAAGAACTTTAGAAATCACGGCTCCTCTGATAATGTAATCCCTCTGTTGTTAGTATTAATGGACAACTATTTTAAATATCCGAAGATAAGGAGTACTATTGCTGAGACCATTAAAATTGTTGAAGTTTTAAATTTTAGGGTTTACTGTCTGCCGCGGATATTTTTTAGAACGGATACAAAACGGTCATTCATGTATGCTATGGCATATAATACATACTATGGTTACAGCTTTAATGAAAAACTTGAATTCGTAGATGAAATCAATGAAAAAAATAAGTACAGCAAGGAGTACTATCATAAAATACAGGAGAAACTCATTAGGTTCATTGAGAAGTATTGTCCGGAGCGAAAATTTGTTCAAGCACTAACTCTCGATTCAGGTGAAATTGAGAATTACTATGGATGGGCATCCTTGAATTTCTTTCTTGCTAAGTATGAACAACACTTACATAAAAATGATCCCAAATGGGACTTCGAAACTCTTCTAATGATGGACGGAAAGAATAAATTAACGAAGGAACATTTCCTTGCCATAGAAAATGAGGAAGTCTTCGGAGGAAGAGATTCCATTGAGAAGAGAAGATTAGGCAATATGATGTTAGTCCCCAGTTCGATAAATTCAAGTCTTAGTAAAAAAGCACCTTGGGAGAAAATCATGCAAATTCGGGATAACATCAATCTCAGAAAGAACCTGTATCAACTCGATGAAGTAGTAAAATTGTACTTGGACATTGAGAAAGATATACTTTCCAAAAATAAGAATACACTAAATCGAAGAAGAGAAATTTTACAAAGAGTTCTTGATAGCCGCGAAACCAACATGATCAAATTTGCTCTTGAAGAATGGAAATACCCAGGAGAGCCAAATTTTCGGTTTCAAAAAGTTAATACTCTTCAAGCTCAAAAAGAAAAAAGAAATTCCAGGTATTATCCGGATTATGAGAGGGGAAAATGA